One region of Wolbachia endosymbiont of Drosophila innubila genomic DNA includes:
- a CDS encoding ATP-binding protein, with amino-acid sequence MKKIEISELLKRISICLLCVATIVSIVFLFAYMHTMLLSKGYELAAHYASEAMPCVLLVVLLFIVWFVYDQVFSKLKEVELPISIELANSDDKRITFADAIIDDSLKQRLQMICCDQMTEEMRKLFGNKSINSLRGYILYGPPGNGKTLIARAIAGESNMNFISISGPELIGVYIGHGAHAVRELFKIAKKYSPCIVFIDEIDAVAQKRSTANNSAYHCRESLTQLLTEIDGFKSRKDIIVIGATNLIGGIDPALIRPGRLGQKVYVPNPNIEVRQKILALYMRGTKTDEKLSLQDIADKTEGYSGAELEQLVNEAKISAGAQRRLIVSEEDFSYALHRLSPEQERDRIKLVSNAKTQIEETSFTR; translated from the coding sequence ATGAAAAAAATTGAAATTTCAGAATTACTAAAAAGAATTTCAATCTGTTTACTATGCGTGGCAACTATTGTCTCTATCGTTTTTTTGTTTGCCTATATGCATACAATGTTGCTTAGTAAAGGGTATGAGTTAGCTGCACATTATGCTAGTGAAGCTATGCCTTGTGTGTTACTTGTCGTTCTCCTTTTTATTGTTTGGTTTGTATATGATCAAGTATTCAGCAAACTAAAGGAAGTAGAGCTGCCTATATCGATAGAATTAGCTAATTCAGATGATAAAAGAATAACATTTGCTGATGCTATAATTGATGACTCCTTAAAACAACGGTTGCAGATGATTTGCTGTGACCAAATGACAGAAGAAATGCGCAAGCTGTTTGGAAATAAAAGTATTAATTCACTAAGAGGTTACATATTATATGGCCCTCCTGGAAATGGTAAAACACTTATCGCTCGTGCAATTGCAGGTGAATCAAATATGAATTTCATAAGCATCTCAGGTCCTGAACTTATTGGAGTATATATTGGTCATGGTGCACATGCTGTACGCGAGCTTTTTAAAATAGCAAAAAAATATTCTCCTTGTATAGTCTTTATAGATGAAATAGATGCAGTTGCACAAAAAAGAAGTACCGCTAATAACTCAGCTTACCATTGTCGAGAGAGTTTAACACAGTTGTTAACTGAAATAGATGGATTTAAGAGCAGAAAAGATATAATAGTAATTGGTGCAACTAACCTTATCGGTGGTATAGATCCAGCACTTATTAGACCTGGACGTTTAGGTCAGAAGGTTTATGTCCCTAATCCAAACATAGAGGTGAGACAAAAGATATTGGCACTTTATATGCGAGGTACAAAAACTGATGAAAAGCTAAGCCTCCAAGACATTGCAGACAAGACTGAAGGCTATTCTGGGGCTGAGTTAGAGCAATTAGTGAATGAAGCAAAAATTAGCGCTGGTGCGCAAAGACGGCTTATAGTGAGTGAGGAAGATTTCAGTTACGCGCTTCACAGGTTAAGTCCAGAACAAGAAAGAGATAGAATAAAGTTAGTTTCAAACGCGAAGACACAGATAGAAGAAACTTCTTTTACACGGTAA
- a CDS encoding MFS transporter yields the protein MLFIDLINIISREFCFAKDVYSNILQLFGIVGLGAIVRPLGAFIFGHVGDRYGRRIALIITILLISIPSSLIAFIPSHNQVGIISTILLLAIHITQGIALGGEQGSSVYLIEHLSSRKENLGMYFGMMGFGRSIGVLLSAVIVIICKKTTDFCTWGWRLPFIFSAILGLISAYSIYTLGETPAYEKNRKQRNLPDLPIIELIKRHKRALILAILISVPVNVAVGFTIFLRTLAKEIASVDVYVTTYINEIVLIITSVLMPISSIAFGMLADKVGKERTAILFIAITMALCCPALSIAYYYKNYLVIALSVMVLSIIERGIVPIGIVASELFPTNVRFSGVSLSRNISYALHGGFTPMVCIWLTVTFPQTNLAAGLYIVFCLLISVVAILQIKPQDKNFDL from the coding sequence ATGCTTTTTATTGATTTGATTAACATAATCAGCAGAGAGTTTTGTTTTGCAAAAGATGTCTACAGTAACATACTGCAATTATTTGGAATTGTAGGGCTAGGTGCAATTGTAAGGCCACTTGGTGCATTCATATTTGGTCACGTTGGTGACAGGTATGGAAGGAGGATAGCATTAATAATTACTATCTTGCTAATATCGATACCATCAAGTCTCATTGCATTTATTCCAAGTCACAATCAAGTAGGTATAATTTCTACTATATTGCTTCTTGCAATCCATATAACACAAGGAATTGCACTTGGTGGTGAACAAGGAAGTTCTGTTTATCTTATAGAGCATTTATCCAGTAGGAAAGAGAACTTAGGGATGTATTTTGGAATGATGGGTTTTGGTCGCTCCATTGGCGTCTTGCTTTCTGCGGTGATAGTGATTATCTGCAAAAAAACTACTGATTTTTGTACCTGGGGTTGGAGATTGCCATTTATTTTCTCAGCTATTTTAGGATTAATTAGCGCGTATAGCATATACACATTGGGAGAAACTCCAGCATATGAAAAAAATCGAAAACAAAGAAATTTACCTGATTTGCCAATAATAGAGCTTATAAAACGCCACAAGAGAGCTCTTATACTTGCTATTTTAATATCTGTACCTGTTAATGTTGCTGTTGGATTTACCATATTTCTTCGAACTCTCGCAAAGGAAATAGCATCAGTGGATGTTTATGTAACAACATATATCAACGAAATTGTATTGATTATAACCAGTGTATTAATGCCGATATCTTCAATAGCGTTTGGAATGTTGGCTGATAAAGTTGGAAAAGAGCGCACTGCAATCTTATTTATAGCAATTACAATGGCACTGTGTTGTCCTGCGTTATCTATTGCATATTACTATAAAAATTATCTTGTGATTGCGTTGAGCGTAATGGTTCTCTCTATAATAGAAAGGGGTATAGTTCCCATAGGAATAGTTGCATCTGAACTCTTTCCTACCAATGTTAGATTTAGTGGTGTGAGCTTATCACGCAATATCTCTTATGCGTTACATGGAGGATTTACTCCTATGGTTTGTATTTGGTTGACTGTAACATTTCCTCAAACAAACCTTGCTGCTGGGCTTTATATAGTCTTCTGCTTGTTGATCAGTGTGGTAGCAATATTGCAAATAAAACCGCAAGATAAAAATTTTGATTTGTGA
- a CDS encoding nucleoside deaminase, which translates to MELAIEQAKLAQKNDEVPIGAVIVSGDNIISSAHNISSDPTAHAEMLAIRQAFSTPTLCDADMYVTLEPCPMCAQAISFARIKRLYFGAYNPKGGGIENGAKIFQFCSHIPEVYGGILEIECSFLLKDFFEKLRT; encoded by the coding sequence ATGGAGCTTGCCATAGAGCAAGCCAAACTCGCTCAAAAAAATGATGAGGTGCCCATAGGTGCTGTAATAGTGAGTGGAGACAATATCATTTCTTCTGCACACAATATATCCAGCGATCCAACTGCACATGCAGAGATGTTAGCGATCAGACAAGCATTTTCAACTCCCACGCTTTGTGATGCTGATATGTACGTAACATTAGAACCATGTCCGATGTGTGCTCAAGCTATTTCCTTTGCCAGAATTAAACGATTGTACTTTGGAGCTTATAATCCAAAAGGTGGAGGAATTGAAAATGGTGCTAAGATATTTCAATTTTGCAGCCATATACCTGAAGTTTATGGTGGGATATTAGAAATAGAATGCTCTTTTTTGTTAAAGGATTTTTTTGAGAAACTAAGGACCTAA
- a CDS encoding CTP synthase gives MKEAKFIFVTGGVVSSLGKGLVASSVGALLQAHGFKIRIRKLDPYLNIDPGTMNPTQHGEVFVTEDGAETDLDLGHYERFTGIKATKDDNITTGKIYHELLKKERRGDYLGKTVQVIPHVTDLIKSFIFNGTEGLDFVICEIGGTVGDIESQPFLEAIRQVNYTLGKQRVILIHLTLIPYLTAAQELKTKPTQHSVRELNSAGLQPDIILCRSEKEIFDNQREKIAKLCNVSLSNVIPAPDVSHIYELPVLYSQCGLDTQILEHFHLSKPKPSLTEWDQIVHSIRHPTQEVTVSIVGKYTEFPDAYKSLVEALNHGAISNKVKVKINWVNSREKEEKPINEKLIGEKLQNSHAILVPGGFGDDGVEGKILAINYARTNNIPFFGICLGMQLAIIEFARNVVKLEDAHSEEFRNCKHPIVKLAGDQDDDLGGTMRLGAYKCNINANSKMMDAYSNTTISERHRHRYIINSDYKDDLEKNGLLCSGISEDGTCIEAVELESHPWFIGVQFHPEFQSKPFSPHPLFVSFVKAAIDKK, from the coding sequence ATGAAGGAAGCTAAATTTATCTTTGTTACAGGTGGAGTTGTGTCATCGCTTGGTAAAGGCTTAGTTGCTTCAAGCGTTGGTGCGCTTCTTCAAGCTCACGGTTTTAAGATCCGTATCAGAAAACTTGACCCGTATCTCAACATTGATCCTGGGACAATGAACCCAACTCAGCACGGAGAGGTATTTGTGACCGAGGATGGTGCTGAAACTGATTTGGATCTTGGGCATTATGAGCGTTTTACTGGAATTAAAGCAACAAAAGATGACAATATAACAACTGGTAAGATATATCATGAGTTATTGAAGAAAGAGAGGCGTGGTGATTATCTGGGCAAAACTGTGCAAGTCATTCCTCATGTGACAGATTTGATCAAATCGTTCATTTTTAATGGTACGGAAGGTTTAGATTTTGTAATATGTGAAATAGGCGGAACTGTAGGTGACATTGAAAGCCAACCATTTTTGGAGGCTATACGTCAAGTTAACTACACATTAGGAAAACAAAGAGTTATCCTTATTCACTTAACTTTAATACCATATCTTACCGCAGCGCAAGAATTAAAGACAAAACCAACGCAGCATTCAGTTCGAGAGTTAAATTCCGCGGGGTTACAACCAGATATTATATTATGCCGCAGTGAGAAAGAAATTTTCGATAATCAAAGAGAGAAAATAGCTAAGCTTTGCAATGTTTCTTTATCCAATGTGATACCTGCCCCTGATGTGAGTCATATATATGAGTTACCGGTGTTGTATAGCCAATGTGGGCTTGATACGCAAATTTTGGAGCACTTTCATTTAAGTAAGCCAAAACCAAGCTTGACTGAATGGGATCAAATAGTGCATTCCATAAGGCACCCAACACAGGAAGTTACTGTATCTATAGTGGGAAAATACACCGAATTCCCTGATGCATACAAATCACTGGTTGAAGCATTAAATCATGGTGCGATTAGTAATAAAGTCAAAGTAAAGATAAATTGGGTTAACTCAAGAGAGAAGGAAGAAAAACCTATAAATGAAAAACTTATAGGAGAGAAATTACAGAATTCTCATGCAATCCTTGTTCCAGGGGGGTTTGGTGATGACGGAGTAGAGGGTAAAATATTAGCAATAAATTATGCCCGTACAAATAATATCCCATTTTTCGGAATTTGCCTTGGTATGCAGCTTGCAATTATTGAATTTGCTCGTAATGTTGTTAAGCTTGAAGATGCACACTCTGAAGAATTTCGTAACTGTAAACATCCAATCGTTAAGTTAGCTGGCGATCAAGATGACGATCTTGGTGGAACCATGAGACTTGGGGCATACAAATGTAATATAAATGCAAACTCTAAAATGATGGATGCATATAGTAACACTACTATTTCAGAAAGACACAGGCATAGATACATAATCAATTCAGATTATAAAGATGATTTGGAAAAAAATGGGCTGCTATGCAGTGGCATATCAGAAGATGGAACGTGCATAGAGGCAGTGGAGTTAGAGAGTCATCCGTGGTTTATTGGTGTGCAGTTTCATCCAGAATTTCAATCAAAGCCGTTTTCTCCTCATCCTCTTTTCGTGTCGTTCGTTAAAGCAGCAATTGATAAGAAATAA
- the secG gene encoding preprotein translocase subunit SecG: MSVAVLSIFQIILVVVLVILVLLQPPGSSSLSGFSNTQQGVNSMIPVKSSENPLSRITAIVAGLFIINTLLLSGLYSKDVHKKSIAEKIILEKKQESEPTSVPFEN, encoded by the coding sequence ATGTCAGTAGCGGTATTAAGTATATTTCAAATAATATTGGTTGTTGTGTTAGTAATTTTAGTGCTCTTGCAGCCGCCTGGAAGTAGTTCGTTAAGTGGTTTTAGTAATACACAACAGGGGGTCAATTCGATGATTCCAGTGAAATCTTCTGAAAACCCGCTCAGCAGAATAACGGCTATTGTTGCTGGATTGTTTATTATAAACACATTGCTATTGTCAGGATTATATTCAAAAGACGTACATAAAAAATCGATTGCAGAGAAAATTATATTAGAAAAAAAGCAAGAAAGTGAACCTACTTCTGTTCCATTTGAAAATTAA
- a CDS encoding gamma carbonic anhydrase family protein, producing MYHILKYKDYEPKIDESAFIAGGSHIIGKVEIGRDASIWFNCVIRGDVGSIKIGNGTNIQDGTVIHVDRNPGGDTIIGSMVTVGHFCVLHACTVHDKAFIGMGSTVMDHAVVEPEAMVAAGSLVTHGKVIKSGEIWAGRPAKFFKKMSNEEIKHITQSAQNYIMLMKEYKN from the coding sequence ATGTATCACATTTTAAAATATAAAGATTATGAACCAAAAATAGACGAAAGTGCTTTCATCGCAGGTGGTTCGCATATCATAGGTAAGGTTGAAATAGGAAGAGATGCAAGCATCTGGTTTAATTGTGTAATCAGAGGGGACGTTGGATCAATAAAAATAGGTAATGGAACAAATATTCAAGATGGAACGGTAATTCATGTGGATAGAAACCCAGGTGGTGACACAATTATTGGCAGCATGGTAACAGTGGGACATTTTTGTGTGTTGCACGCATGCACGGTGCATGATAAGGCGTTTATTGGTATGGGCTCTACCGTGATGGACCATGCAGTTGTGGAGCCTGAAGCTATGGTAGCTGCTGGCTCACTGGTAACACACGGAAAAGTGATAAAAAGTGGGGAAATATGGGCTGGCAGGCCAGCAAAATTCTTCAAAAAAATGTCGAATGAAGAAATTAAACATATTACACAATCAGCACAAAATTATATTATGCTAATGAAGGAATATAAAAACTGA
- a CDS encoding valine--tRNA ligase yields the protein MLKEKYGFKEVEDKCNILWEGSKVYRWNGEKDNTFTIDTPPPTISGKLHIGHIFSYCHTDFIARFQRMLGKDVFYPIGFDDNGLPTERLVEQTYKTRAKEVGREKFIEMCHEVIEKSKQEFKELFKSVGISYDWDLEYHTISKETVTLSQMSFIDLYNKGYAYRKMQPILWDPVDKTAIAQAEIEDKVFESSLNTIVFSTEENEQINIATTRPELLPACVAVFCHPEDARYTHLIGKTAVVPITETKVPIIADDKVKIDKGTGLVMCCTFGDELDIYWQQKHNLPMKIIIDQDGRMSLHSVHGQKEEIWIPVSRHWDDTIGATGMTGERATQMTKEGGCDQKEEWIPVSATRMTDDILNEINGLKVTAARKRIIEILTEKGLLVESTNISHSVKCAERSGAPLEILPTYQWFIKTLEQKAQVLDKVKECNWHPSNMRKRMEVWIEGLNWDWCISRQRYFGVPFPAWYSKRKGEEGKIILAEIKALPIDPSKDLPKGYSKEEIIPDQDVMDTWATSSITPQLSALAVNSEFSLPNHRYDTIFPADLRSQSHEIIRTWAFYTILKAHYHANSLPWKNIMISGWCLADDKKKMSKSKGNIITPHVILEIYGADVVRYWAANSRLGVDTVYSENTFKIGKRLVTKLWNASKFVSMFMEKHQVMSINSAHETMDKWILSKLYKVIERATNNLLQFEYCEALGAIEEFFWKDFCDSYLELVKKRAYGSSEATLSAKQSLAYVLNVILRLFAPFLPYITEEIYHQLYSYNSVHNQSNWPSKEELIYDKYSEEMGDNVIQILNIIRKIKADNNVSVKHLIKKLMIKADLREDKLDQSAQNDLQAVCNAETIEWMQSELETEDEKYIVNIDLY from the coding sequence ATGTTAAAAGAAAAATACGGCTTTAAAGAAGTTGAAGACAAATGCAACATATTGTGGGAAGGCAGTAAAGTTTACAGGTGGAATGGTGAAAAGGATAACACTTTCACTATAGACACACCTCCACCGACAATATCGGGTAAATTGCATATTGGCCATATATTTAGCTATTGCCACACGGACTTTATTGCAAGGTTTCAGCGCATGCTGGGAAAAGATGTGTTTTACCCAATTGGGTTTGATGATAATGGGCTTCCCACTGAAAGATTGGTTGAGCAAACCTATAAAACCCGCGCAAAAGAAGTTGGCAGGGAAAAATTTATAGAGATGTGCCATGAGGTTATTGAAAAATCAAAGCAAGAATTCAAGGAATTATTTAAATCGGTCGGCATTAGTTATGACTGGGATTTGGAATATCACACGATCAGCAAGGAAACTGTGACGCTTTCACAGATGTCGTTTATTGATCTATATAATAAAGGGTATGCATATAGAAAAATGCAGCCCATCCTTTGGGACCCGGTTGATAAAACAGCAATTGCGCAAGCAGAAATAGAAGATAAAGTTTTTGAGTCATCCTTAAATACGATAGTTTTCTCTACTGAAGAAAATGAGCAGATCAACATTGCAACTACGCGACCTGAGTTACTTCCAGCATGTGTTGCAGTTTTTTGTCATCCAGAGGATGCGCGCTACACCCATCTGATCGGAAAAACAGCCGTGGTGCCGATCACAGAGACAAAAGTTCCAATAATAGCTGATGATAAGGTTAAAATAGATAAAGGCACTGGGCTTGTTATGTGCTGTACGTTTGGTGATGAACTCGACATATATTGGCAGCAAAAGCATAATCTACCGATGAAAATTATCATCGATCAGGATGGGAGGATGAGCCTTCATTCAGTACATGGTCAGAAGGAAGAAATATGGATCCCAGTGTCTAGGCACTGGGATGACACCATAGGGGCTACTGGGATGACAGGAGAAAGGGCTACTCAGATGACAAAGGAAGGTGGGTGTGATCAGAAAGAAGAATGGATCCCAGTGTCAGCTACTCGGATGACAGACGATATACTAAATGAAATAAATGGATTGAAAGTTACAGCAGCAAGAAAGCGGATAATCGAAATCCTAACTGAAAAAGGACTTTTGGTAGAAAGCACTAACATTTCTCATTCTGTTAAGTGTGCAGAAAGATCTGGTGCACCACTTGAGATATTGCCTACTTATCAATGGTTTATCAAGACCTTAGAGCAAAAAGCTCAAGTATTAGATAAAGTAAAAGAATGCAATTGGCACCCAAGCAATATGCGTAAACGCATGGAAGTGTGGATAGAAGGGCTAAATTGGGACTGGTGCATCTCAAGGCAGCGCTATTTTGGTGTGCCATTTCCAGCGTGGTATTCCAAGCGTAAAGGAGAAGAGGGCAAAATCATCCTAGCTGAAATAAAGGCCCTACCTATAGATCCATCGAAAGATTTACCAAAAGGGTATAGCAAAGAAGAGATTATCCCAGATCAAGATGTAATGGATACTTGGGCCACAAGTTCAATTACTCCTCAACTAAGTGCACTGGCAGTAAACAGTGAGTTTAGCTTACCAAATCATCGCTATGATACGATATTTCCTGCAGATCTGCGCAGCCAGAGCCATGAGATAATAAGAACTTGGGCTTTTTATACTATTTTAAAGGCACATTATCATGCAAATTCTTTACCTTGGAAAAACATTATGATCAGCGGTTGGTGTTTAGCAGATGATAAGAAAAAGATGAGTAAATCAAAGGGTAACATCATCACTCCTCATGTAATACTTGAAATTTATGGAGCTGATGTAGTGCGCTATTGGGCAGCGAACTCAAGGCTTGGAGTTGATACAGTCTACTCTGAAAATACATTCAAAATTGGCAAGCGCCTCGTTACAAAACTTTGGAACGCTAGCAAGTTCGTTTCCATGTTCATGGAAAAGCATCAAGTGATGAGCATAAATTCTGCTCACGAGACAATGGATAAGTGGATATTGTCTAAGTTATACAAAGTTATAGAAAGAGCAACAAATAACCTATTACAGTTTGAATACTGCGAAGCTTTGGGCGCAATAGAGGAATTTTTTTGGAAGGATTTTTGTGATAGTTACTTGGAGTTAGTAAAAAAACGTGCGTACGGAAGCAGTGAAGCAACCTTAAGTGCAAAACAAAGCTTGGCGTATGTGTTAAATGTTATTTTGCGGTTATTTGCACCTTTCTTGCCATACATTACAGAAGAGATATACCACCAGTTGTATAGTTATAATTCTGTACACAATCAAAGTAATTGGCCAAGCAAAGAAGAACTTATCTACGATAAATATTCAGAGGAAATGGGAGATAATGTTATTCAGATATTAAACATTATCAGAAAGATAAAGGCAGATAATAATGTATCAGTTAAGCATCTGATAAAAAAGTTGATGATAAAAGCAGATCTACGAGAGGATAAGTTGGATCAATCCGCACAGAATGATTTGCAGGCAGTTTGCAATGCGGAAACGATAGAGTGGATGCAGTCTGAGCTTGAAACTGAAGACGAGAAATACATAGTGAATATAGATTTATATTGA
- a CDS encoding ATP-binding protein: MSSAKSGDSEEEQEKIQRGFIFHGPGGTGKSSIVEAIGDQLISLTTFIKVSGADLLEKSNINELFNKANENAPCIVLIDEIDSFGKGRTDANRVPLNYFFTRFDEADKGVTVFATTNVSLQDLDASLVRGSRLSSKLKFTMIEGSILKNILKDGLNEKLKNKKYKHAISRILNETTLTTLSISAADVECFINYIVEKLNNKIGTSAYTIIKDFCIKYNIGEVSNKQTNRKIENSIGESQQYTSRPSHKLNDALCDSGYTSMFYPDQ, from the coding sequence GTGTCTTCAGCAAAATCAGGTGATTCAGAAGAAGAGCAAGAAAAAATACAAAGAGGATTCATTTTTCACGGTCCAGGAGGAACTGGTAAGAGTTCAATTGTTGAGGCGATTGGGGATCAGCTGATATCTCTAACTACATTTATAAAAGTTTCTGGAGCTGATTTGCTTGAAAAATCAAATATAAATGAGCTTTTTAATAAAGCAAACGAAAACGCTCCTTGTATAGTTCTTATAGATGAAATCGACAGCTTTGGCAAGGGACGCACTGATGCCAATCGAGTACCTTTAAATTATTTTTTCACTAGATTCGATGAAGCTGATAAAGGTGTGACGGTGTTTGCTACAACTAATGTTAGTCTGCAAGATTTAGATGCATCACTTGTTAGGGGAAGTCGTTTGAGTAGTAAACTCAAGTTTACTATGATAGAAGGAAGTATACTTAAGAATATACTGAAGGATGGTCTGAATGAAAAATTAAAAAATAAAAAGTACAAGCATGCTATCTCAAGAATTTTAAACGAAACAACACTTACAACACTCTCTATCTCAGCAGCAGATGTGGAATGTTTTATAAATTATATAGTTGAAAAGTTAAACAACAAGATTGGAACTTCTGCTTATACTATAATTAAAGATTTTTGTATTAAATATAATATTGGAGAGGTGTCGAATAAGCAGACTAACAGGAAAATTGAAAATTCTATAGGAGAATCACAGCAATACACATCTAGACCATCACATAAGCTGAATGACGCTTTATGTGATTCTGGATATACCAGTATGTTCTACCCCGATCAATAG